In Rhodobacter sp. 24-YEA-8, the following are encoded in one genomic region:
- a CDS encoding cytochrome c-type biogenesis protein, translating to MRLKAFFIAALMLLAGPVLAVQPDEILADPGLETRARMISREIRCPVCQGETIDDSTAPISRDLRLIIRERLVAGDSNDEVIDFVVARYGEFVLFNPRASGWNWILWLSGPVALLAAGGGIWLARRKRQAAVPAPPVPLSAEEEARLAEILKD from the coding sequence ATGAGGCTTAAGGCGTTTTTCATCGCGGCGCTGATGCTGCTTGCGGGCCCCGTTCTGGCGGTACAGCCCGATGAGATCCTGGCGGATCCCGGCCTTGAAACCCGGGCCCGCATGATCAGCCGCGAGATCCGCTGTCCGGTCTGCCAGGGCGAGACCATTGACGATTCCACTGCGCCGATCAGCCGGGATCTGCGGCTGATCATTCGCGAGCGGCTGGTGGCGGGCGACAGCAATGACGAGGTCATCGACTTTGTGGTGGCGCGCTATGGCGAATTCGTGCTGTTCAACCCGCGCGCATCGGGATGGAACTGGATTTTGTGGCTCTCGGGGCCGGTGGCGCTGCTGGCTGCGGGGGGCGGGATATGGCTGGCGCGCCGCAAGCGCCAGGCTGCGGTGCCCGCTCCACCAGTGCCGCTGAGCGCCGAAGAAGAGGCGCGCCTGGCCGAGATTTTGAAGGACTGA
- the ndk gene encoding nucleoside-diphosphate kinase, with protein MALERTFSIIKPDATKRNLTGKIVAKFEEAGLRVVASKRVQLTAAQAGEFYGEHRDRPFYGELVSFMISEPVVLQVLEGEGAIAKNREVMGATDPAAAAEGTIRKEFALSKGENSVHGSDSPESAAREIAFFFSGLELVG; from the coding sequence ATGGCCCTTGAGCGCACCTTCTCGATCATCAAACCCGATGCCACCAAACGCAACCTGACCGGCAAGATCGTCGCGAAATTCGAAGAGGCCGGCCTGCGCGTCGTCGCATCGAAGCGCGTGCAGCTGACCGCCGCTCAGGCTGGTGAGTTCTACGGCGAGCACCGTGACCGCCCCTTCTATGGCGAACTCGTCTCCTTCATGATCTCGGAGCCGGTGGTTCTGCAGGTGCTGGAAGGTGAAGGCGCGATCGCGAAAAACCGCGAAGTCATGGGCGCGACCGATCCGGCTGCGGCTGCAGAGGGCACCATCCGCAAGGAATTCGCGCTGTCGAAAGGCGAAAACTCGGTTCACGGCTCGGACAGCCCGGAATCGGCTGCCCGCGAGATCGCCTTCTTCTTCTCGGGTCTTGAACTGGTCGGCTGA
- the cueR gene encoding Cu(I)-responsive transcriptional regulator has protein sequence MNIKDVAARAGLPAKTIRYYEEIGLIRPLRAANGYRAFRESDLHKLAFLGRARSLGFTIGECRALMALYEDQSRASADVKALAQSHLTQIAAKIKELKAMQATLTDLVSACAGDHRPDCPILAGLASDSPSGKDCCA, from the coding sequence ATGAACATCAAAGACGTGGCCGCGCGCGCCGGCCTGCCCGCAAAAACCATCCGCTATTACGAGGAGATCGGCCTGATCCGCCCCTTGCGCGCCGCCAATGGCTACCGCGCATTTCGCGAGAGCGACCTGCACAAACTCGCCTTTCTCGGCCGCGCGCGCTCGCTTGGCTTTACCATCGGGGAATGCCGGGCGCTGATGGCCCTTTATGAGGATCAGTCGCGGGCGAGCGCCGATGTCAAAGCGCTGGCGCAAAGCCATCTCACCCAGATTGCGGCGAAAATCAAAGAGCTGAAGGCGATGCAGGCAACGCTTACAGACCTTGTCAGCGCCTGCGCCGGTGATCATCGGCCCGATTGCCCGATCCTCGCGGGGCTGGCTTCAGACAGTCCATCCGGCAAAGACTGCTGCGCCTGA
- a CDS encoding copper-translocating P-type ATPase yields the protein MTSTLTPPHHTAADQASLARLQLEGMTCASCTGRVERALKAVPGVEEASANFATGEAQVRYHAPADPQALAASVAKIGYPVKPVTVELSVEGMTCASCTGRVERVLKAQPGVISATANLATRRATVELWQTSDPAALANAVTKAGYKTVPLATAPPADPGRDERILWRDTLIAAVLTLPVFVTEMGGHLIPSFHHWLHMAFGTTQIWLMQFVLASLVLAFPGRRFFVKGIPALLRAAPDMNSLVALGTLAAWSYSALVLALPGLFPESARAVYFEAAAVIVALILAGRAMEARARGRAGAAIAGLIGLQPKTARLEDGTDIAVADLTPGMRVALRAGERVPVDGRVISGMSAVDESMLTGEPLPVAKTADDRVTGGTVNGNGALVIEVSAVGADTVLARITAMVEEAQGSKLPVEALIDRVTMWFVPAVLGVAAVTVGLWLALTGDVARALVAGVSVLIIACPCAMGLATPVSILVGTGRAAQMGVLFRRGEALQRLSDQRRISFDKTGTLTEGRPHVVGIEGDATLLPLAAAVERGSEHPLANAILAAAGGDIPDARDFSTRPGYGAEALVGESRIAVGAARMFDHIPEALVASAEAAAARGESLVFVAKDGEVAGLIRVADQLKPGSARAIAALKEMGVTPAMISGDTEAAARHVAARLGIEEVHAGVLPEGKQEIVSRIGGAFVGDGINDAPALAAAGVGISMGSGSDVAIEAGDVVLMRGDPLAVASALRLSRAVMKNIRENLIWAFGYNTALIPVAAGVLVPFGGPQLSPMLAAGAMALSSIFVLTNALRLRFVRAVQ from the coding sequence ATGACCAGTACTCTGACACCCCCGCACCATACTGCAGCAGACCAGGCCAGCCTCGCCCGACTTCAGCTGGAGGGCATGACCTGCGCCTCCTGCACCGGTCGCGTGGAGCGCGCGCTGAAAGCCGTGCCTGGCGTCGAGGAGGCCAGCGCCAATTTCGCCACTGGCGAGGCGCAGGTGCGCTATCACGCCCCGGCCGATCCGCAAGCGCTTGCCGCCAGCGTCGCGAAAATCGGCTATCCGGTCAAGCCCGTGACGGTCGAGCTTTCGGTCGAGGGCATGACCTGCGCCTCCTGTACCGGACGGGTGGAGCGGGTGCTGAAGGCGCAGCCGGGCGTGATCTCGGCCACAGCCAATCTGGCGACACGGCGCGCGACAGTCGAACTGTGGCAAACATCGGATCCGGCCGCCCTTGCCAATGCGGTCACCAAAGCGGGCTATAAGACGGTGCCGCTGGCGACCGCGCCCCCTGCGGATCCGGGACGTGATGAACGGATCCTGTGGCGCGATACGCTGATCGCGGCGGTGCTCACCCTGCCCGTCTTTGTGACCGAGATGGGCGGCCATCTGATCCCGTCCTTCCACCATTGGCTGCATATGGCTTTTGGCACCACCCAGATCTGGCTGATGCAATTCGTGCTGGCGAGCCTGGTTCTGGCATTCCCCGGCAGGCGGTTCTTCGTCAAAGGCATCCCGGCGCTGTTGCGGGCCGCCCCCGATATGAACAGTCTCGTGGCGCTTGGCACACTGGCGGCCTGGTCCTACTCGGCGCTGGTTCTGGCCCTGCCCGGGCTGTTTCCCGAAAGCGCCCGCGCCGTCTATTTCGAGGCCGCCGCCGTGATCGTGGCGCTGATCCTTGCCGGTCGTGCGATGGAGGCGCGGGCACGTGGTCGTGCCGGTGCCGCCATTGCCGGCCTGATCGGCCTGCAGCCGAAAACTGCGCGGCTTGAAGACGGGACCGATATCGCGGTCGCGGATCTCACCCCCGGAATGCGGGTTGCGCTGCGCGCCGGAGAACGGGTGCCGGTCGACGGGCGGGTGATCTCGGGCATGTCTGCGGTGGATGAAAGCATGCTCACCGGCGAGCCGTTGCCGGTGGCCAAAACGGCTGACGACCGCGTGACCGGCGGCACCGTCAACGGCAATGGGGCATTGGTGATCGAGGTCTCGGCGGTGGGGGCAGATACGGTTCTGGCCCGTATCACCGCCATGGTCGAAGAAGCCCAGGGCTCGAAACTGCCGGTCGAGGCGCTGATCGACCGCGTGACCATGTGGTTTGTGCCGGCGGTTCTGGGTGTGGCGGCAGTGACCGTTGGGCTTTGGCTTGCGCTGACCGGCGATGTGGCCCGGGCGCTGGTCGCCGGAGTCTCTGTCCTGATCATCGCCTGCCCCTGTGCGATGGGTCTCGCCACCCCGGTTTCGATCCTGGTCGGCACGGGTCGTGCGGCGCAGATGGGTGTGTTGTTCCGGCGCGGCGAGGCGCTGCAACGGCTTTCCGATCAGAGGCGTATCAGCTTTGATAAAACCGGAACCCTGACCGAGGGCCGCCCGCATGTGGTCGGGATCGAGGGGGACGCGACCCTCCTGCCCCTTGCGGCGGCGGTCGAGCGTGGCTCGGAACATCCGCTGGCCAATGCGATCCTCGCCGCCGCCGGAGGTGACATCCCGGACGCGCGCGACTTCTCCACCCGCCCCGGCTACGGCGCCGAGGCCCTTGTCGGGGAAAGCCGCATCGCCGTCGGTGCCGCACGGATGTTTGACCATATCCCCGAGGCACTGGTGGCCAGTGCCGAGGCAGCCGCTGCACGTGGCGAAAGCCTGGTCTTTGTCGCAAAAGACGGCGAGGTGGCCGGGTTGATCCGGGTGGCGGATCAGCTGAAACCCGGCTCGGCCCGCGCCATTGCGGCGCTGAAAGAGATGGGCGTGACGCCGGCGATGATCTCGGGCGATACCGAAGCAGCCGCGCGCCATGTCGCCGCCCGGCTTGGCATCGAAGAGGTCCATGCCGGCGTGTTGCCGGAAGGCAAGCAAGAGATCGTCAGCCGGATCGGCGGCGCATTTGTCGGCGATGGCATCAATGACGCACCGGCGCTGGCGGCGGCCGGGGTCGGGATCTCGATGGGATCGGGCAGCGATGTGGCGATCGAGGCGGGCGATGTCGTGCTGATGCGGGGTGATCCGCTGGCAGTGGCTTCGGCGCTGCGGCTCAGCCGCGCGGTGATGAAGAATATCCGCGAGAACCTGATCTGGGCTTTCGGCTATAATACCGCGCTGATCCCGGTGGCCGCGGGCGTACTGGTGCCCTTTGGCGGCCCGCAGCTGTCGCCGATGCTGGCGGCGGGGGCGATGGCTTTATCCTCGATCTTCGTGCTGACCAATGCGCTGAGATTGCGCTTTGTGAGGGCTGTGCAATGA
- a CDS encoding heavy-metal-associated domain-containing protein, whose translation MIRLSVPDMNCGHCKASVEAALKPIAQSVAVDLAQREVTVEGADAGAAVAALDEAGFPATVLA comes from the coding sequence ATGATCAGACTTTCGGTTCCCGATATGAATTGCGGCCATTGCAAAGCCTCGGTGGAGGCGGCGCTGAAGCCGATTGCGCAAAGCGTTGCGGTCGATCTGGCCCAGCGCGAGGTGACGGTTGAGGGCGCGGATGCCGGTGCGGCTGTGGCGGCGCTGGATGAGGCAGGCTTTCCGGCGACGGTGCTTGCCTGA
- a CDS encoding TfoX/Sxy family DNA transformation protein, producing MTQPQPDQSGPQEDAVSSIPNLGPATEAAFARAGILSAGELRALGADEGYRRLLLSGSRPHFIGYYVIVMGLQGRPWNDCKGEEKKALRKRFDAICKETRNSDSGRNLALDQALRDIGVVAKAS from the coding sequence ATGACACAGCCACAGCCTGATCAGTCCGGTCCTCAGGAGGACGCCGTCTCGTCGATTCCAAATCTTGGGCCGGCGACCGAGGCCGCCTTCGCGCGTGCCGGGATCCTCAGCGCCGGCGAGCTGCGGGCACTGGGGGCTGATGAGGGCTATCGCCGGCTGCTGCTTTCAGGCAGCAGACCGCATTTCATCGGCTATTATGTCATCGTGATGGGCCTGCAGGGGCGGCCCTGGAATGATTGTAAGGGCGAAGAGAAAAAGGCCCTGCGCAAACGGTTTGATGCAATCTGCAAAGAGACGCGCAATTCCGACAGCGGCCGCAATCTGGCGCTGGATCAGGCGCTGCGCGATATCGGCGTGGTCGCAAAAGCCAGCTGA
- a CDS encoding Rrf2 family transcriptional regulator, producing the protein MHLTTRTSLAMKTLMFCAVNPGRIVRRTEIAQACNASENHLAQVIYLLAQQGFLKTIRGRSGGLTLARPPEEVTVGEVFRKFERVLAFSDCIGPEKGDCPLAGNCRLTCVLNGALDAFYARLDATRLSDLVDGNDALARQLRVA; encoded by the coding sequence ATGCATCTGACCACGCGCACGAGCCTCGCCATGAAGACCCTGATGTTTTGTGCCGTGAATCCCGGCCGGATCGTCCGGCGGACCGAGATTGCCCAGGCCTGCAATGCCTCGGAGAACCATCTCGCCCAGGTCATTTATCTGCTGGCGCAGCAGGGTTTCCTGAAAACCATTCGCGGACGTTCCGGCGGGCTGACACTGGCGCGCCCGCCCGAAGAGGTGACGGTCGGCGAGGTGTTTCGCAAATTCGAACGCGTGCTGGCCTTCAGCGATTGCATCGGCCCGGAAAAGGGCGACTGCCCGCTGGCCGGAAACTGCCGGCTGACCTGTGTGCTCAACGGGGCGCTGGATGCGTTTTACGCAAGGCTTGACGCCACGCGGCTGTCTGACCTTGTGGATGGCAATGACGCCCTCGCCCGCCAGCTGCGTGTCGCCTGA
- a CDS encoding glycogen/starch/alpha-glucan phosphorylase, with product MTDSSHSFSELLPGDLSTDILRHLTFTLGKDGANASLYDWRMALSYAVRDRIVEPWFKSTRKTWATGHKRVCYLSMEFLIGRLLEDAITNLGLYDKADQAMSAVGMDLRALIGNEPDAALGNGGLGRLAACFMESMATVGCPAYGYGIRYEHGLFRQIFEGGRQVETPEDWLSQAHPWEFPRPESAYLIGFKGEVARKDGRQIWTPGETVLAEAYDTPVIGWQGKWANTLRLWAAKPTTQFDLERFNRGDYAAAAEPEALARTLSRVLYPDDTTYQGKELRLKQEFLLTSAALQDIIRRFLTANSNLRDLPKHVAIQMNDTHPAIAGPELIRLLTDEHGMDFADALETAQGCLGYTNHTLLPEALERWATFTFGNVLPRHMQIVERIDAWHRETYNPPHYVGIVKHHEVRMGELAFITSHKVNGVSALHSDLVKKNLFSELNILHPGRIINETNGVTPRRWLKMCNRPLAALITETIGEGWEDDLDRLKGLEPHVGDAGFCEAFHEAKRINKIRVSNRIGEAYGIKVSPDAMFDVQVKRIHEYKRQLLNILETIAHWNKLRNGQIANPVPRVKIFGGKAAPGYAVAKEIIRLINDTAEVINNDPKTGDLLKVVYPANYNVSMAEWLVPAADLSEQISTAGKEASGTGNMKFMMNGAPTIGTLDGANVEILQEVGAENFFLFGLTAEEVIERRKEAEHERRAIEASQELQDALQMIAEGRFSPDQPDRYHGIVHGVWHHDYFLVSSDFASYHAVQSQVDAAFADRGRWTRMAALNTARSGFFSSDRTIRGYMKDVWNVTSAL from the coding sequence GTGACCGACTCCAGCCATTCCTTCAGCGAACTCCTGCCCGGTGACCTCTCGACCGACATCTTGCGGCATCTGACATTCACCCTGGGCAAAGATGGCGCCAATGCGAGCCTCTATGACTGGCGGATGGCCCTGTCTTACGCCGTCAGGGACCGGATTGTTGAGCCCTGGTTCAAATCGACCAGAAAGACCTGGGCCACAGGGCATAAGCGTGTCTGCTACCTGTCGATGGAGTTTCTGATCGGGCGGCTCCTGGAAGATGCGATCACCAATCTCGGGCTTTATGACAAGGCCGATCAGGCGATGTCGGCGGTGGGGATGGATCTGCGCGCGCTGATCGGGAACGAGCCGGATGCCGCGCTCGGGAATGGCGGGCTCGGGCGGCTTGCGGCATGTTTCATGGAATCGATGGCAACGGTGGGGTGCCCGGCTTACGGCTATGGAATCCGCTATGAGCATGGTCTTTTCCGCCAGATCTTCGAGGGCGGACGCCAGGTCGAGACGCCGGAAGACTGGCTGAGCCAGGCCCACCCCTGGGAATTCCCACGCCCCGAAAGCGCCTATCTGATCGGCTTCAAGGGCGAGGTCGCCAGGAAAGACGGCAGACAGATATGGACCCCGGGCGAGACCGTACTGGCCGAGGCATATGATACGCCGGTGATCGGCTGGCAGGGCAAATGGGCCAATACGCTGCGGCTTTGGGCGGCGAAACCGACAACGCAATTCGATCTCGAACGTTTCAATCGCGGCGATTACGCGGCCGCCGCCGAACCCGAGGCGCTGGCGCGCACGCTGTCCCGCGTCCTTTATCCCGATGACACCACCTATCAGGGCAAAGAACTCAGGCTGAAACAGGAGTTCCTGCTGACCTCTGCCGCGCTTCAGGACATCATCCGCCGTTTTCTCACCGCCAACAGCAATCTGCGAGATCTGCCGAAACATGTGGCGATCCAGATGAATGACACCCATCCTGCGATTGCGGGGCCAGAGCTCATCCGGCTTTTGACCGACGAACACGGGATGGATTTCGCCGATGCGCTGGAAACGGCGCAGGGCTGTCTGGGCTATACGAACCACACGCTGCTTCCCGAAGCGCTGGAGCGTTGGGCGACATTCACCTTTGGGAATGTGCTGCCGCGCCATATGCAGATTGTCGAGCGCATCGATGCCTGGCACCGCGAGACCTATAATCCGCCGCATTATGTTGGCATCGTGAAGCATCACGAGGTCCGGATGGGCGAGCTGGCCTTTATCACGTCGCATAAAGTGAACGGGGTTTCGGCGCTGCATTCGGACCTGGTGAAGAAGAACCTCTTCTCAGAGCTGAACATCTTGCATCCGGGGCGGATCATCAATGAAACCAATGGTGTAACCCCGCGTCGCTGGCTGAAAATGTGCAATCGCCCGCTGGCGGCACTGATCACAGAAACCATTGGCGAGGGCTGGGAGGATGATCTCGACCGGCTGAAGGGGCTTGAGCCGCATGTCGGGGATGCCGGGTTTTGCGAGGCCTTCCACGAGGCCAAGCGTATCAATAAGATCCGCGTCTCGAACCGGATCGGCGAGGCCTACGGGATCAAGGTCTCACCGGATGCGATGTTCGACGTCCAGGTCAAGCGGATCCATGAATATAAGCGCCAGCTTCTGAACATTCTGGAAACCATCGCGCATTGGAACAAGCTCAGGAACGGGCAGATCGCCAATCCCGTGCCGCGGGTCAAGATATTCGGTGGCAAGGCCGCGCCCGGCTACGCGGTGGCGAAAGAGATCATCCGGCTTATCAATGACACCGCAGAAGTCATTAATAATGATCCGAAAACCGGTGATCTCCTGAAAGTGGTTTACCCGGCGAATTACAATGTCTCGATGGCGGAATGGCTGGTTCCGGCTGCCGATCTTTCGGAACAGATTTCGACGGCCGGCAAAGAGGCCTCTGGCACCGGCAATATGAAATTCATGATGAATGGCGCGCCGACCATCGGCACGCTTGACGGCGCGAATGTCGAGATATTGCAGGAGGTGGGCGCGGAGAACTTCTTCCTCTTCGGGCTGACCGCCGAAGAGGTGATCGAACGGCGCAAAGAGGCCGAACATGAGCGCCGCGCCATCGAGGCAAGCCAGGAATTGCAGGACGCGCTGCAGATGATCGCAGAGGGGCGTTTTTCACCCGATCAGCCCGACCGCTATCACGGCATCGTCCATGGCGTCTGGCACCATGACTATTTCCTCGTCTCGTCCGATTTCGCCTCTTACCACGCGGTGCAATCTCAGGTGGATGCCGCTTTCGCAGATCGCGGACGCTGGACCCGGATGGCCGCATTAAACACCGCGCGCAGTGGATTTTTCTCGTCAGACCGGACAATCCGTGGCTACATGAAAGATGTGTGGAATGTGACTTCGGCATTGTAA
- the glgB gene encoding 1,4-alpha-glucan branching protein GlgB has translation MGTAAGLPDDVDVRAIAEGRHGDPFSVLGLHDYAGRWVLTAFMPDAARLIVVTPGGEYRARAWPGIPGVFTCDLPGWSGYRLRAEGAGWAWEYDDPYAFGPVLGEIDEYLLGEGSHQRLWQALGGHLITHESVEGAHFAVWAPSAERVSVVGAFNTWDGRRHVMRQRGQTGIWEIFIPGLKERESYKYEIRGQGGQILPLKSDPVGFGSEHPPANASVLRRLPGAHEEGAWPEIRARRNSVDAPISIYEVHAASWRRAEGGRILSWAELSEQLLGYVEWMGYTHIELLPVSEYPFDGSWGYQPIGLFAPTVRHGTPDEFRAFIAAAHRRGIGVILDWVPGHFPTDPHGLGHFDGTALYEHQDPKEGFHQDWNTLIYNYGRAEVSNYLISNALYWLEVYGADGLRVDAVASMLYRDYSRAPGQWVPNKDGGRENYEAIAMLRAMNTAVYAHCPWAMTSAEESTSFPGVSRAVDQGGLGFGFKWNMGWMNDSLDYMKLDPVYRQFDHNKMTFASSYAFSENFVLPISHDEVVHGKGSMIGKMPGEGEQQFANLRAFYGFMWGHPGKKLLFMGQDFAQGREWNHDRGLDWDQEAIPAHRGVQLWLRDLNFLYRDTPALYRHDTRPEGFRWLLADEAEASVFAWARFGDAGDAPVVVACNMTPVARQVRLGLPGNGFWRERLNSDAAVYGGQDRGNLGSVVTEEIAAQGEPVSAMVTLPPLSSVFLERVIE, from the coding sequence GTGGGAACAGCGGCTGGACTGCCCGATGATGTGGATGTCCGTGCGATAGCCGAGGGCCGTCACGGCGATCCTTTTTCCGTTCTCGGGCTGCATGACTATGCAGGCCGCTGGGTTCTGACCGCATTCATGCCCGATGCCGCGCGTCTGATCGTGGTAACACCGGGCGGCGAGTATCGGGCCAGAGCCTGGCCCGGCATTCCTGGGGTCTTCACCTGCGACTTGCCGGGCTGGTCGGGTTATCGCCTGCGGGCCGAGGGTGCTGGCTGGGCCTGGGAATACGACGACCCCTACGCGTTCGGGCCGGTTCTGGGCGAGATTGACGAATATCTCCTGGGCGAAGGCAGCCATCAGCGGCTCTGGCAGGCGCTTGGCGGTCATCTGATCACCCATGAGAGCGTTGAGGGCGCGCATTTCGCGGTCTGGGCACCCTCGGCCGAGCGCGTCTCGGTTGTGGGAGCCTTCAACACCTGGGATGGACGCCGGCATGTGATGCGCCAGCGTGGTCAGACCGGCATCTGGGAGATTTTCATCCCCGGGCTGAAGGAACGCGAAAGCTATAAATACGAGATCCGGGGCCAGGGCGGCCAGATCCTGCCGCTGAAATCCGATCCGGTCGGTTTTGGCTCGGAACATCCGCCGGCGAATGCCAGCGTCCTGCGCCGTCTGCCGGGCGCGCATGAAGAGGGCGCCTGGCCCGAGATCAGGGCAAGGCGGAATTCCGTCGATGCGCCGATCTCGATCTATGAGGTTCATGCGGCGTCATGGCGACGGGCAGAGGGCGGGCGGATCCTGTCCTGGGCTGAGCTTTCCGAACAGTTGCTTGGTTATGTCGAGTGGATGGGCTATACCCATATCGAGCTTTTGCCGGTTTCCGAATACCCGTTCGACGGATCCTGGGGCTATCAGCCGATCGGGCTTTTCGCCCCAACCGTGCGCCATGGTACGCCCGACGAATTCCGCGCTTTCATCGCCGCCGCGCATCGGCGCGGCATTGGCGTGATCCTGGACTGGGTGCCCGGCCATTTCCCGACCGATCCGCATGGGCTGGGCCATTTCGACGGCACCGCGCTTTATGAACACCAGGACCCGAAGGAAGGCTTCCATCAGGACTGGAACACGCTGATCTATAATTACGGCCGGGCCGAGGTTTCTAACTATCTGATCTCGAACGCGCTTTACTGGCTGGAAGTTTACGGCGCCGACGGGCTGCGGGTGGATGCCGTGGCCTCGATGCTCTATCGCGACTATTCGCGCGCGCCGGGGCAGTGGGTGCCGAACAAGGATGGCGGGCGCGAGAATTACGAGGCCATCGCCATGCTGCGCGCGATGAACACCGCCGTTTATGCCCATTGCCCCTGGGCGATGACATCGGCCGAGGAATCCACCAGCTTTCCCGGCGTGTCGCGTGCTGTGGATCAGGGCGGTCTGGGGTTCGGGTTCAAATGGAACATGGGCTGGATGAATGACAGCCTGGATTACATGAAGCTTGATCCGGTTTACCGGCAATTTGACCACAATAAGATGACCTTTGCGTCATCCTATGCCTTCAGCGAAAACTTCGTGCTGCCGATCAGCCATGACGAGGTGGTGCATGGCAAAGGTTCGATGATTGGCAAGATGCCGGGGGAAGGTGAACAACAATTCGCCAACCTGCGGGCGTTTTACGGGTTCATGTGGGGCCATCCGGGCAAGAAACTGTTGTTCATGGGCCAGGATTTCGCGCAGGGACGCGAATGGAACCATGATCGTGGCCTCGACTGGGATCAGGAGGCGATCCCGGCCCATCGCGGCGTGCAGCTCTGGCTGCGGGATCTGAACTTTCTCTATCGCGACACGCCGGCGCTTTACCGCCATGACACGCGGCCCGAGGGGTTCCGCTGGCTTTTGGCCGATGAGGCGGAGGCATCGGTCTTTGCCTGGGCCCGCTTTGGCGATGCCGGGGACGCGCCGGTCGTGGTTGCCTGCAACATGACCCCGGTCGCGCGCCAGGTCAGGCTTGGCCTGCCAGGAAATGGCTTCTGGCGCGAAAGGCTCAACAGTGATGCGGCCGTCTATGGTGGCCAGGATCGCGGCAATCTCGGCAGTGTGGTCACTGAGGAAATCGCAGCGCAGGGCGAGCCGGTTTCGGCCATGGTGACGCTGCCACCGCTGTCATCTGTATTTTTGGAACGAGTGATCGAGTAG
- the glgC gene encoding glucose-1-phosphate adenylyltransferase, protein MKARVNKRLSAQAMAFVLAGGRGSRLKELTDRRAKPAVYFGGKQRIIDFALSNALNSGIRKMAIATQYKAHSLIRHVQRGWSFFRAERNEYLDVLPASQRMDEVNWYRGTADAVAQNIDIIDSYNVRYVVILAGDHIYKMDYEIMLQQHVDTGADVTIGCLTVPRAEASAFGVMAVDGQMRITDFLEKPADPPGIPGDEAHALASMGIYVFDWAFLRDLLLRDVVDSNSSHDFGNDLIPAIVRGGKAIAHRFADSCVTTGIEDEPYWRDVGTLDAYWQANIDLTEFVPKLDLYDRDWPIWTYAEIVPPAKFIHDEDGRRGQAISSLVSGDCIVSGSEIRNSLLFTGCRAHSFSVLEHVVALPRVDIGRNAELRNCVIDSGVMIPEGLIVGHDPEEDARWFRRSEGGVVLVTQEMLDRRARGM, encoded by the coding sequence ATGAAGGCAAGAGTGAACAAGAGACTGTCGGCCCAGGCCATGGCTTTCGTGCTGGCAGGAGGGCGGGGATCGCGGCTGAAAGAGCTGACCGACCGGCGCGCGAAACCGGCGGTTTATTTTGGCGGCAAGCAGCGGATCATCGATTTCGCGCTTTCGAATGCGCTGAATTCCGGCATCCGCAAAATGGCGATCGCGACGCAATACAAGGCCCATAGCCTGATCCGCCATGTCCAGCGCGGCTGGAGCTTTTTCCGCGCCGAGCGCAATGAATATCTCGATGTTCTGCCCGCCAGCCAGCGGATGGATGAGGTGAACTGGTATCGCGGCACCGCCGATGCGGTGGCGCAGAATATCGACATCATCGACAGCTATAATGTCCGGTATGTGGTGATCCTTGCCGGGGATCACATTTACAAAATGGATTACGAGATCATGCTGCAACAGCATGTCGATACCGGGGCCGATGTGACCATAGGCTGTCTGACCGTCCCGCGGGCGGAGGCCTCGGCCTTTGGTGTGATGGCGGTCGATGGCCAGATGCGGATCACCGATTTCCTTGAGAAGCCCGCCGATCCACCGGGGATCCCCGGGGATGAGGCACATGCGCTCGCCTCGATGGGGATCTATGTTTTTGACTGGGCGTTTTTGCGCGATCTGCTGCTTCGCGATGTGGTTGACAGCAATTCCAGCCATGATTTCGGCAATGACCTTATCCCGGCCATTGTCAGGGGCGGCAAAGCTATCGCGCATCGCTTTGCCGACAGCTGCGTGACGACCGGCATCGAAGATGAGCCTTACTGGCGCGACGTGGGCACGCTGGATGCTTATTGGCAGGCCAATATCGACCTGACCGAATTCGTGCCCAAGCTGGATCTTTATGACCGGGACTGGCCGATCTGGACCTATGCCGAGATCGTGCCGCCGGCGAAATTCATCCATGACGAGGATGGGCGGCGCGGTCAGGCGATCTCTTCTCTGGTTTCAGGGGATTGCATCGTCTCGGGGTCTGAGATCAGGAATTCTCTGCTGTTCACCGGCTGCCGGGCGCATAGTTTTTCGGTGCTGGAACATGTGGTTGCGCTTCCACGGGTGGATATTGGCAGGAATGCGGAACTCAGAAATTGCGTGATTGATTCCGGGGTGATGATCCCGGAGGGGTTGATCGTGGGGCATGATCCCGAGGAGGACGCGCGCTGGTTCCGCCGCAGTGAAGGCGGTGTGGTGC